AGAGGTAAAAAGGCTACTCCAAGAGCGGTTAGTTCTTCCCGCATACGACTATCTCCTCAAATGTTCCCATACTTTTAACCTCTTAGATGCAAGGGGTGTAATATCCGTGCAGGAAAGGGCAAGATATATACGCAGGATGAACAACTTGGCAAAGGAGATAGCCAAGCTTTACCTTGAGGTGTATGCATGAAGACAGAGGTTTTTACGGATAAGGCACCAAAGCCAGTAGGTCCTTATTCTCAAGCGGTAAGGGTAGGAAATTTCCTGTTTCTTTCAGGACAGATAGGCATAGAGCCAAGCACGGGCAGGTTAAAGGAAGACTTTCAGGAGCAAGCAAAACAGGCTTTTGAAAATGTAGGTGCGATCCTTGAGCAAGCAGGATACTCTTGGGAAAACGTGGTTAGGGTTGTGGTGTATCTAAGGGACCTCTCAAAGTTTAGGGAGTTAAACGACATTTATGAGAAGATCTTCAAAGAAGTAAAGGTTAAACCAGCAAGAAGCACTGTGGAAGTTAGCAACCTACCACTTGGAGCAATGATTGAAGTGGAAATCACCGCCTACAAAGAAGGGTAGAACTGCCACATGTGGTTTAACGGTCCGTGCCCCTTTCCGATGCTAAGAGAGTGCTTTA
This window of the Thermocrinis sp. genome carries:
- a CDS encoding Rid family detoxifying hydrolase; the protein is MKTEVFTDKAPKPVGPYSQAVRVGNFLFLSGQIGIEPSTGRLKEDFQEQAKQAFENVGAILEQAGYSWENVVRVVVYLRDLSKFRELNDIYEKIFKEVKVKPARSTVEVSNLPLGAMIEVEITAYKEG